The following proteins are encoded in a genomic region of Haloarcula salinisoli:
- a CDS encoding ORC1-type DNA replication protein, whose protein sequence is MSDNPEEDMLGWDESVFRDEHVFEIDWLPETFKHRETQMETLKYALRPAVRGSRPLNVIARGPPGTGKTTSTQILFDELTAQTDVQAVRVNCQVDSTRYAVFSRLFAEIFDYEPPSSGISFKKLFSQITDKLVEEDEVLVVALDDVNYLFYESEASDTLYSLLRAHEAHSGARVGVICVSSDLELDVIEELDTRVQSVFRPEEVYFNKYGQAEIVDILDERVERGFNEGVVGTQVLDRVAELTAEQGGDLRVGIDLLRRAGMNAEMRASRSVELEDVESAYDKSKYVHLSRRLRELSDSERALVEVIAEHDGKQAGDIYDAFNDASGLGYTRYSEIINKLDQLGIIDADYTEVEGRGRSRQLTLNYDADAVLERL, encoded by the coding sequence ATGAGTGATAATCCTGAGGAGGACATGCTGGGCTGGGACGAGTCCGTCTTCAGGGACGAACACGTCTTCGAGATAGACTGGCTGCCGGAGACGTTCAAACACCGCGAGACCCAGATGGAGACGCTGAAGTACGCGCTCCGCCCCGCAGTCCGGGGGTCTCGCCCGCTGAACGTCATCGCCCGGGGCCCGCCCGGCACTGGCAAGACCACCTCGACCCAGATTCTCTTCGACGAGCTGACCGCCCAGACGGACGTTCAGGCGGTGCGGGTCAACTGCCAGGTCGACTCGACGCGGTATGCGGTGTTCTCACGGCTCTTTGCCGAAATCTTCGACTACGAACCCCCCTCGTCGGGCATCTCCTTCAAGAAGCTGTTCTCCCAGATAACGGACAAGCTCGTCGAGGAAGACGAGGTGCTCGTCGTGGCGCTGGACGACGTGAACTACCTCTTCTACGAATCGGAGGCCAGTGACACGCTGTACTCCCTTCTCAGAGCACACGAGGCCCACTCGGGCGCCCGCGTCGGTGTCATCTGTGTCTCCTCGGACCTCGAACTCGACGTCATCGAGGAGCTCGACACCCGCGTGCAGTCGGTGTTCCGGCCCGAAGAGGTCTACTTCAACAAGTACGGGCAGGCCGAAATCGTCGATATCCTCGACGAGCGCGTCGAGCGCGGGTTCAACGAGGGCGTCGTCGGCACCCAGGTACTGGACCGCGTCGCCGAACTCACCGCCGAGCAGGGCGGCGACCTGCGGGTGGGTATCGACCTCCTGCGGCGGGCCGGGATGAACGCCGAGATGCGCGCCTCCCGCTCTGTCGAGCTGGAAGACGTCGAGTCGGCCTACGACAAGTCCAAGTACGTCCACCTCTCGCGTCGACTGCGGGAACTCTCGGATTCCGAGCGGGCGCTGGTCGAGGTCATCGCCGAGCACGACGGCAAGCAGGCCGGCGACATCTACGACGCGTTCAACGACGCCAGCGGCCTCGGGTACACTCGCTACTCCGAGATAATCAACAAGCTCGACCAGCTTGGCATCATCGACGCCGACTACACCGAAGTGGAGGGTCGCGGGCGCTCCCGGCAGCTGACGCTCAACTACGACGCCGACGCGGTGCTGGAACGGCTGTGA
- a CDS encoding DUF7089 family protein: MFSERAVDGDVTAVRDAYAPDVVVLNAATDFETLDPAAAEDLLLVTDSVDPLTLDPSWLPDSAPAQLQRYVGGDFTVGLPGDGGVAWTTQTEPACVIVKPRLETSPESFVDFLVAEAIVETSLGEPEQFVSFFGDRYRHLAAVTDPHVGPTGTYQLAVALYDAYLGLQTRVAFETWADDYPDCYDAWADAGERLRPRLSDLPGEVARGQTDFAAAAELACSAVKHDLELPAPFAALDTAAYEDHGADYAVRWAEKTIEQLA, from the coding sequence ATGTTCAGCGAGCGCGCCGTAGACGGGGACGTCACAGCGGTCCGGGACGCGTACGCCCCCGACGTCGTCGTCCTGAACGCGGCGACGGACTTCGAGACGCTGGACCCAGCGGCGGCCGAGGACCTCCTGCTGGTCACCGACTCGGTCGACCCACTCACACTCGACCCGTCGTGGCTCCCCGACAGCGCGCCGGCACAGCTCCAGCGCTACGTCGGCGGGGACTTCACCGTCGGCCTGCCCGGCGACGGCGGCGTCGCCTGGACCACCCAGACCGAGCCGGCCTGTGTCATCGTCAAACCGCGACTGGAGACCTCCCCGGAATCCTTCGTGGACTTCCTCGTCGCCGAGGCCATCGTCGAGACGAGCCTCGGCGAGCCCGAACAGTTCGTCTCGTTCTTCGGCGACCGCTACCGGCACCTCGCGGCTGTCACCGACCCACACGTCGGGCCGACGGGCACTTACCAGCTCGCCGTGGCGCTGTACGACGCCTACCTCGGGTTGCAGACCCGCGTGGCCTTCGAGACGTGGGCCGACGACTACCCCGACTGCTACGACGCCTGGGCCGACGCCGGCGAGCGGCTGCGACCGCGCCTGTCGGACCTCCCGGGCGAGGTCGCCCGCGGCCAGACCGACTTCGCGGCCGCCGCGGAGCTGGCCTGCAGCGCCGTCAAACACGACCTGGAACTGCCCGCACCATTCGCGGCGCTCGATACGGCGGCCTACGAGGACCACGGGGCCGACTACGCCGTCCGGTGGGCCGAGAAGACCATCGAGCAGCTGGCGTGA
- the rio1 gene encoding serine/threonine-protein kinase Rio1, translating into MTDSEDDFGLLETEEVDGVGDEWEEIDVSDTDADRIARKRDREFSEFRKRIKDADQFKVEASVFDDATYGALYKLVQDGHIDAFGGPISTGKEANVYTALSGDHEVAVKVYRINASDFTDMRGYLDGDPRFEGIGSDKKKVVTAWVRKESSNLKRARRAGVRTPKPIAVERNVLVMEYLGTEDGRAKRLSEVHIENPDTAYEVVKEYLRRLYDAGLVHGDFSEYNIVFHEGQLYIIDLGQAVTIHHPNADEFLERDCRNISNFFARQGVETTPEELLAYVREYATPQDNEDTAPGSDDDAVPQGTFEDREE; encoded by the coding sequence GTGACCGACAGCGAGGACGATTTCGGGCTGCTCGAGACCGAGGAGGTCGACGGTGTCGGCGACGAGTGGGAGGAGATAGACGTCAGCGACACTGACGCCGACCGCATCGCCCGCAAGCGGGACCGCGAGTTCAGCGAGTTCCGCAAGCGAATCAAGGACGCAGACCAGTTCAAGGTCGAGGCCAGCGTCTTCGACGACGCCACCTACGGCGCCTTATACAAGCTCGTCCAGGACGGCCACATCGACGCCTTCGGCGGCCCCATCTCGACGGGCAAGGAAGCCAACGTCTACACCGCCCTCTCCGGTGACCACGAGGTCGCGGTCAAGGTCTACCGCATCAACGCCTCCGACTTCACCGACATGCGGGGCTACCTCGACGGCGACCCGCGCTTCGAGGGCATCGGCTCGGACAAGAAGAAGGTCGTCACCGCGTGGGTCCGCAAGGAGTCCTCGAACCTCAAGCGGGCCCGCCGGGCCGGCGTCCGCACCCCGAAGCCCATCGCGGTCGAGCGCAACGTCCTCGTGATGGAGTATCTGGGGACCGAGGACGGGAGAGCGAAGCGTCTGAGCGAGGTCCACATCGAGAATCCAGATACAGCGTACGAGGTCGTCAAGGAGTACCTCCGGCGGCTCTACGACGCCGGGCTGGTACATGGCGACTTCTCGGAGTACAACATCGTCTTCCACGAGGGGCAGCTGTACATCATCGACCTCGGACAGGCGGTGACGATCCATCACCCCAACGCCGACGAGTTCCTCGAACGGGACTGTCGCAACATCTCGAACTTCTTCGCCCGGCAGGGCGTCGAGACGACGCCCGAGGAACTGCTCGCGTACGTCCGCGAGTACGCCACCCCGCAGGACAACGAGGACACCGCGCCCGGCAGCGACGACGACGCCGTGCCACAGGGGACCTTCGAGGACCGCGAGGAGTGA
- the eif1A gene encoding translation initiation factor eIF-1A: MSDNEGRKDLRMPDDSEVFAVVTNMLGANRVKVRCMDGVERTARIPGKMQKRIWIREDDVVLVEPWDWQDEKADITWRYEKQDADQLREEGHIKE, encoded by the coding sequence ATGAGCGACAACGAGGGCCGGAAGGACCTGCGGATGCCGGACGACAGCGAGGTGTTCGCCGTCGTCACCAACATGCTCGGGGCGAATCGTGTGAAAGTACGCTGTATGGACGGCGTGGAACGCACAGCCCGGATTCCGGGCAAGATGCAGAAACGCATCTGGATTCGCGAGGACGACGTCGTCCTCGTCGAGCCGTGGGACTGGCAAGACGAGAAGGCCGACATCACCTGGCGCTACGAGAAACAGGACGCCGACCAGCTCCGCGAGGAGGGCCACATCAAGGAGTAG
- a CDS encoding SCP2 sterol-binding domain-containing protein, with translation MTLTLPADAAAWADVWRDRINDSEAFAAAAADFEATFRFEIQADERYDGEPVRILVTLADGACTDTALVDGDADYDFAMRGPYDAWADLLSGELDVSESVMDGTFDVVGNTMTLMRRQDAISEMVGAAQSIDTQFEY, from the coding sequence ATGACATTGACACTGCCGGCTGACGCCGCTGCGTGGGCCGACGTGTGGCGCGACCGTATCAACGACAGCGAGGCGTTCGCGGCTGCCGCCGCCGATTTCGAGGCTACCTTCCGCTTCGAGATACAGGCCGACGAGCGCTACGACGGTGAGCCTGTTCGCATCCTCGTCACGCTCGCCGACGGCGCCTGTACCGACACCGCACTCGTCGACGGCGACGCCGACTACGACTTCGCCATGCGTGGCCCCTACGACGCGTGGGCAGACCTGCTCTCGGGCGAGCTCGACGTCTCCGAATCCGTGATGGACGGCACCTTCGACGTGGTCGGCAACACGATGACGCTGATGCGTCGCCAGGATGCCATCTCCGAGATGGTCGGGGCCGCCCAGTCAATCGACACCCAGTTCGAGTACTGA
- a CDS encoding DUF7470 family protein gives MLDKLGVAGVAGIVVLLAGIGLVAWQNLILAAGLGLVVSGLGLVVYGLVTSLLSSFGLGGMP, from the coding sequence ATGCTTGACAAACTCGGTGTCGCCGGCGTCGCCGGTATCGTCGTCCTCCTTGCGGGTATCGGTCTCGTGGCGTGGCAGAACCTGATTCTGGCCGCCGGGCTCGGCCTTGTCGTCAGCGGCCTCGGCCTGGTCGTCTACGGGCTCGTGACCAGCCTGCTCTCCTCGTTCGGGCTGGGCGGGATGCCCTAG
- a CDS encoding sensor histidine kinase gives MSVEGDVVERALDTLDDVIYIYDETARLVYWNQRLNELYGLSDAELDGMAATEFFGPADRPAVEAALDEIRETGETTVEAVSQTTEGPVRFELTGRQLTDEDGEVIGFAGIGRDVTERYEQAGQLSQHNERLAEFADLLAHDIRNPLSVASGHLALARDGDVGSLDAIEAAHERIDRIITDIRLATREGTLATDIEPTDIAWVAREAWEYVDTDDAVFEGPEEFRLDADADRLLRLFENLFRNAIEHGQTDDETPVTVRLEATADGFAVEDDGPGIDAAVRDQVFDPGVSDAAGGTGFGLYIVRTIATAHGWDVSVTEAASGGARFEFAV, from the coding sequence ATGAGTGTCGAGGGGGACGTTGTCGAGCGGGCGTTAGACACCTTGGACGACGTTATCTACATCTACGACGAGACAGCTAGACTTGTCTACTGGAACCAGCGGTTGAACGAGCTGTACGGCCTGAGCGACGCGGAGCTCGACGGGATGGCGGCGACGGAGTTCTTCGGACCGGCCGACCGACCGGCGGTCGAGGCGGCCCTCGACGAGATACGCGAGACGGGCGAGACGACCGTCGAGGCGGTGAGCCAGACGACGGAGGGGCCCGTCCGTTTCGAGCTGACGGGGCGGCAACTCACCGACGAGGACGGCGAGGTGATCGGCTTCGCCGGCATCGGCCGGGACGTGACCGAGCGCTACGAGCAGGCGGGCCAGCTCAGCCAGCACAACGAACGCCTCGCGGAGTTCGCGGACCTGCTGGCCCACGACATTCGGAACCCGCTCTCGGTCGCGAGCGGCCACCTCGCGCTGGCCCGCGACGGCGATGTGGGGTCCCTCGACGCCATCGAGGCGGCCCACGAACGTATCGACCGCATCATCACCGACATCCGCCTGGCGACCCGGGAGGGGACGCTGGCGACTGACATCGAACCGACCGACATCGCGTGGGTGGCCCGCGAAGCGTGGGAGTACGTCGACACCGACGACGCCGTCTTCGAGGGGCCCGAAGAGTTCCGGCTCGACGCGGACGCCGACCGGCTCCTGCGGCTGTTCGAGAACCTCTTTCGAAACGCGATCGAACACGGACAGACGGACGACGAGACGCCGGTGACGGTGCGACTGGAAGCGACGGCCGACGGGTTCGCCGTCGAAGACGACGGCCCCGGTATCGACGCCGCGGTTCGGGACCAGGTCTTCGACCCCGGCGTGAGCGACGCCGCGGGCGGGACGGGCTTTGGCCTGTACATCGTGCGCACCATCGCAACAGCCCACGGCTGGGACGTGTCGGTGACCGAGGCGGCGAGTGGCGGCGCTCGCTTCGAGTTCGCCGTCTAG
- a CDS encoding bacterio-opsin activator domain-containing protein codes for MDCGHTVLVCGDDEERVAETAASLDTAEAGLTVRTATGQAAADSVDGVDCVVSLAFELPELVTQLRAERPTLPIVVFADGGPEQVSEVLADDTLAYLRPGGDTQYVELAHRIASVASDDGPTAMGAFDRYGEVIEALDDGVYALDDEGEFIFANEALAELTGYDIEELLGEHTIIIKDRETVELAESKLRELLSSSGRDDVGTTFELELRRADGRTIACEDHMTVLYGPDGEFRGTAGVIRDISERKRREELLSALQETSRSLMQAPSREDVASIVAAATERVLGLDMAVVRLYDADERVLRPAAATDAVVEALGERPVYGLNEGEAGQVFASGETASYSTSHALDDSGTTVGSGLYMPVGVHGTLSVLSTEEDAFDDIDRQVVALLATNAAAACNRAKREQEVRETRERIATILDRINGLIENTVEVLVEATTREAVEAGVCAELAATEPYTLAWVGRPAVHGDNLDVSEWAGEAGVVADGESIPVADGTPGATALAEGRSEIIDDLSASDVEWVQWVHEAGVASMMVVPLAYTDSTYGVLFVCSDRPDAFDDREQVVLEALGRAVANAINAIESGKILSADKVIELEFTVTDRDLLMSRLSASTDTTLTSAGTVTQDDGSLRVYLDAEGGDTEAVLTALQDDDAVRSVTQVAEHEGSALFEVTVGESLLATLVDHGAVPKEITGENGVARYTIELPYEGDAREVFSLVEDNYDGTDLVGYHEHERPVQTQQEFQASLSERFTDRQETALRTAYLGGFFDWPREVDGDELAQAMDISRPTYHQHLRAAQQKVYEELFE; via the coding sequence ATGGACTGCGGGCACACCGTCCTCGTGTGTGGGGACGACGAGGAACGGGTTGCGGAGACGGCGGCGAGCCTCGACACAGCCGAGGCGGGACTGACCGTTCGAACGGCGACCGGTCAGGCAGCGGCCGACTCGGTCGACGGGGTCGACTGTGTCGTCAGCCTGGCGTTCGAGCTGCCCGAGCTGGTCACGCAGCTCCGGGCGGAGCGCCCGACGCTACCGATAGTGGTGTTCGCCGACGGGGGGCCAGAGCAGGTCAGCGAGGTGCTGGCCGACGACACGCTGGCGTACCTCCGGCCGGGCGGCGACACGCAGTACGTCGAACTGGCCCACCGTATCGCGTCGGTGGCGAGCGACGACGGCCCGACGGCGATGGGGGCGTTCGACCGCTACGGCGAAGTCATCGAGGCGCTCGACGATGGCGTGTACGCGCTCGACGACGAAGGAGAGTTCATCTTCGCCAACGAGGCGCTGGCGGAGCTGACGGGCTACGACATCGAGGAACTGCTGGGCGAACACACCATCATCATCAAGGACCGCGAGACGGTCGAACTCGCCGAGTCGAAACTGCGGGAGCTGCTCTCGTCGTCGGGCCGGGACGACGTCGGGACGACCTTCGAGCTGGAGCTCCGGCGTGCCGACGGACGGACTATCGCCTGTGAGGATCACATGACGGTGCTGTACGGCCCAGATGGCGAATTCCGGGGAACGGCCGGCGTCATCCGTGACATCTCCGAGCGCAAGCGCCGCGAAGAGCTGCTCTCGGCCCTGCAGGAGACCTCCCGGAGCCTGATGCAGGCGCCGAGCCGCGAGGACGTGGCCAGCATCGTCGCCGCAGCGACCGAGCGGGTGCTCGGCCTCGACATGGCCGTCGTCCGGCTGTACGACGCCGACGAGCGGGTGCTCCGGCCGGCGGCGGCGACCGACGCGGTCGTCGAGGCTCTGGGCGAACGGCCGGTGTACGGCCTCAACGAGGGGGAGGCCGGCCAGGTCTTTGCCTCCGGCGAGACGGCGAGCTACAGCACCAGTCACGCGCTCGACGACAGCGGGACGACCGTCGGCTCGGGACTGTACATGCCTGTCGGCGTCCACGGAACCCTGAGCGTGCTCTCGACCGAGGAAGACGCCTTCGACGACATCGACCGACAGGTCGTCGCCTTGCTTGCGACCAACGCCGCCGCGGCCTGCAACCGCGCGAAACGCGAACAGGAGGTCAGAGAGACCAGAGAGCGCATCGCGACCATCCTCGACCGCATCAACGGCCTCATCGAGAACACCGTCGAGGTGCTGGTCGAGGCGACGACACGGGAGGCCGTCGAGGCCGGCGTCTGTGCGGAACTGGCGGCGACGGAGCCGTACACGCTCGCGTGGGTGGGCCGTCCCGCCGTCCACGGGGACAACCTCGACGTCAGCGAGTGGGCCGGCGAGGCCGGCGTCGTGGCCGACGGCGAGTCGATACCGGTCGCCGACGGGACGCCGGGCGCGACGGCGCTGGCCGAGGGACGCAGCGAGATTATCGACGACCTCAGCGCCAGCGACGTCGAGTGGGTCCAGTGGGTCCACGAGGCCGGCGTCGCGTCGATGATGGTCGTCCCGCTGGCCTATACCGACTCGACCTACGGCGTGTTGTTCGTCTGTTCGGACCGCCCCGACGCGTTCGACGACCGCGAGCAGGTCGTCCTGGAGGCGCTGGGCCGGGCCGTCGCCAACGCCATCAACGCCATCGAGAGCGGCAAGATCCTGTCGGCGGACAAGGTCATCGAGCTGGAGTTCACCGTCACCGACCGCGACCTGCTGATGAGCCGGCTCTCGGCGTCGACCGACACAACGCTGACTTCCGCCGGGACTGTCACGCAAGACGACGGGTCGCTGCGGGTGTATCTCGACGCCGAGGGCGGCGACACCGAGGCCGTTCTGACGGCACTCCAGGACGACGACGCCGTCCGCAGCGTCACGCAGGTTGCCGAACACGAGGGGTCGGCGCTGTTCGAGGTCACCGTGGGGGAGTCGCTGCTGGCGACGCTGGTCGACCACGGCGCGGTACCCAAGGAGATAACCGGCGAGAACGGCGTCGCCCGCTACACCATCGAACTCCCATACGAGGGCGACGCCCGCGAGGTGTTCTCGCTGGTCGAGGACAACTACGACGGCACCGACCTGGTGGGCTACCACGAGCACGAGCGGCCGGTCCAGACCCAACAGGAGTTCCAGGCCTCGCTCTCCGAGCGCTTTACCGACCGCCAGGAGACGGCGCTTCGAACCGCGTATCTCGGCGGCTTCTTCGACTGGCCCCGCGAGGTCGACGGCGACGAACTCGCCCAGGCGATGGACATCTCCCGGCCCACGTACCACCAGCATCTGCGGGCCGCACAGCAGAAGGTGTACGAAGAGTTGTTCGAGTAG